The Octadecabacter arcticus 238 genome contains a region encoding:
- a CDS encoding ATP-dependent helicase codes for MSSYSDEDAFEAAAAPDARARPSLSQRAMAPPHVDYFEGLNPAQRQAVETLNGPVLMLAGAGTGKTKALTCRIAHLMATGGARPDEILAVTFTNKAAREMMNRIGGLTQGASDGMRWLGTFHAICVKLLRRHAELVGLKSNFTILDTDDQLRLLKQLIRASSIDEKRWPPRMLAGIIDGWKNKAWTPAQVPVGESSAYDDKGIDLYAAYQHRLKELNACDFGDLLLHMVTIFQTHADILATYQRWFKYILVDEYQDTNVAQYLWLRLLAQGHKNICCVGDDDQSIYGWRGAEVGNILLFEKDFPGAHVVRLEQNYRSTGHILGAAAGVIDANKDRLGKTLFTDGEDGEKVRLIGHWDGEEEARWIGEDIESMQRGTRGLDAMPLNSMAILVRASHQMRSFEDRFLTIGLPYRVIGGPRFYERMEIRDAMAYFRLAVSQDDDLAFERIVNTPKRGLGDKAVQTIQITARTNGVNLIEGARLCVSGGLIKGRGGNALRELVQGLDRWHATLHGQSQSQSNGVTRGDMADDDESVIDDGPTVEVFDGASNVNHVELAEVILDECGYTAHWQNEKTPEAPGRLENLKELVKALENFDSLQGFLEHISLIMDNAKDEEDDKVTIMTLHGAKGLEFPSVYLPGWEDGLFPSQRSMDESGLKGLEEERRLAYVGITRAEKHCTISFTSSRLVYGQWQSQMPSRFIDELPEENVEVLTPPGLYGGGFGAAGMSARANPVSEGIASTLHEKMAKADVYNSPGWRRLQSRSQQRSMSQPKESRNSVIDMKATSSFTTGERVFHQKFGYGEVMEIEGDKLLIEFDKAGEKKVVAKFIVSADKANDVPF; via the coding sequence ATGAGCAGTTATTCAGACGAAGATGCCTTTGAGGCCGCCGCCGCCCCCGACGCACGGGCGCGACCATCCCTGTCCCAACGGGCGATGGCGCCGCCCCATGTAGATTACTTTGAGGGGTTGAACCCTGCCCAGCGGCAAGCTGTTGAGACGCTGAATGGTCCTGTGCTGATGCTGGCGGGGGCGGGCACGGGCAAGACCAAGGCGCTGACCTGCCGGATCGCGCATTTGATGGCCACTGGCGGCGCCCGTCCGGACGAGATTTTGGCGGTAACGTTTACCAACAAAGCCGCGCGCGAAATGATGAATCGCATCGGTGGGCTGACGCAAGGCGCGTCAGACGGGATGCGCTGGCTTGGCACGTTCCATGCAATCTGCGTGAAGCTGCTGCGTCGCCACGCTGAACTGGTCGGGCTGAAATCTAACTTTACGATTTTGGACACCGACGACCAGCTGCGCCTGCTCAAGCAGCTTATCAGGGCCTCCAGTATTGATGAAAAACGCTGGCCGCCGCGCATGTTGGCGGGTATCATTGATGGATGGAAGAACAAGGCCTGGACGCCAGCCCAAGTTCCGGTCGGCGAAAGCAGCGCCTACGACGACAAGGGTATTGATCTCTATGCCGCCTATCAGCATCGCCTGAAAGAGCTGAACGCCTGCGATTTTGGCGATCTGTTGCTGCATATGGTGACGATTTTCCAGACCCACGCAGATATTCTGGCGACCTATCAGCGCTGGTTCAAATACATCCTTGTGGACGAATACCAAGACACCAACGTCGCGCAATATCTTTGGCTGCGTCTGCTCGCGCAAGGGCACAAGAACATCTGCTGTGTCGGTGATGATGACCAGTCGATTTATGGTTGGCGCGGCGCGGAAGTCGGCAACATCCTACTGTTCGAAAAGGATTTTCCAGGCGCGCATGTGGTGCGGTTGGAACAGAATTACCGATCAACCGGACATATACTTGGCGCGGCGGCGGGCGTGATTGACGCCAACAAGGATCGCCTTGGCAAGACACTGTTTACCGACGGGGAAGACGGCGAAAAGGTGCGCTTGATTGGCCATTGGGACGGTGAGGAAGAGGCGCGTTGGATCGGTGAAGACATCGAATCCATGCAGCGTGGCACCCGTGGTCTGGACGCAATGCCGCTCAATTCAATGGCCATTCTGGTGCGGGCATCGCATCAGATGCGCAGTTTTGAGGACCGGTTCCTGACCATCGGACTTCCCTACCGCGTGATTGGCGGGCCGCGGTTTTATGAACGCATGGAAATACGTGACGCAATGGCTTATTTCCGGCTCGCGGTGAGCCAAGACGATGATCTGGCGTTTGAACGCATCGTCAACACACCCAAACGCGGACTTGGCGACAAGGCGGTGCAGACGATCCAGATCACGGCACGCACCAACGGGGTGAACCTGATTGAGGGTGCGCGGCTTTGTGTCAGCGGTGGTCTGATTAAGGGCAGGGGCGGCAACGCCTTGCGCGAATTGGTGCAGGGGCTGGATCGCTGGCACGCGACATTGCACGGCCAATCGCAAAGCCAGTCAAACGGGGTGACACGCGGCGACATGGCTGACGACGACGAATCCGTCATTGATGACGGCCCCACCGTTGAGGTCTTTGACGGCGCATCCAACGTCAATCACGTCGAACTGGCCGAAGTCATTTTGGACGAATGCGGCTACACTGCGCATTGGCAAAACGAGAAAACACCAGAGGCGCCGGGGCGGTTGGAGAACCTAAAAGAGCTCGTCAAAGCGCTTGAAAATTTTGACAGTTTGCAAGGATTTCTAGAGCATATCAGCCTTATTATGGACAATGCCAAGGACGAAGAAGACGACAAGGTCACCATCATGACGTTGCACGGCGCCAAGGGTCTGGAATTTCCGTCGGTGTATTTGCCCGGCTGGGAAGACGGGCTGTTTCCGTCCCAGCGCAGCATGGATGAGAGCGGTCTTAAGGGCTTGGAAGAAGAACGGCGTCTTGCCTATGTCGGCATCACGCGGGCCGAAAAGCATTGCACGATTTCGTTCACATCCAGCCGCCTTGTCTATGGCCAATGGCAAAGCCAAATGCCGAGCCGGTTTATTGACGAGTTGCCCGAAGAAAACGTTGAGGTTTTGACGCCGCCGGGTCTGTATGGTGGCGGATTTGGCGCCGCTGGCATGTCCGCGCGGGCCAATCCCGTCAGCGAAGGCATTGCATCCACGTTGCATGAAAAGATGGCCAAGGCCGACGTCTACAATTCCCCCGGTTGGCGACGTTTGCAAAGCCGGTCCCAGCAGCGGTCGATGTCGCAACCCAAAGAATCCCGCAATTCGGTGATCGACATGAAGGCCACGTCGTCCTTCACAACCGGAGAACGCGTGTTCCACCAGAAATTCGGCTATGGTGAGGTAATGGAAATCGAGGGCGATAAGCTGTTGATTGAATTCGACAAGGCTGGTGAAAAGAAGGTCGTGGCGAAGTTCATTGTCAGTGCTGACAAAGCCAATGATGTGCCGTTCTGA
- a CDS encoding DUF6157 family protein: MGAMQYDRLSAAPYAMTSDELIIAVLATRKDIPEGDWPASSADYFRKGQPCLRVSPW, translated from the coding sequence ATCGGGGCGATGCAGTATGACAGATTAAGTGCAGCCCCATACGCCATGACCAGTGATGAATTGATCATCGCTGTGCTTGCCACGCGAAAAGACATTCCGGAAGGCGACTGGCCTGCGTCTTCGGCTGATTATTTCCGCAAGGGCCAGCCCTGTTTGCGCGTGTCGCCTTGGTGA
- the pyc gene encoding pyruvate carboxylase, translated as MADFKKILIANRGEIAIRIMRAANEMGKKTVAVYAEEDKLGLHRFKADEAYRIGEGLGPVAAYLSIDEVIRVALQCGADAIHPGYGLLSENPDFVDACVANNIKFIGPRAETMRQLGDKASARRVAVEAGVPVIPATEVLGDDMAAIKKEAAAVGYPLMLKASWGGGGRGMRAIMDESELEEKVLEGRREADAAFGNSEGYLEKMIIKARHVEVQILGDSHGAIYHLWERDCSVQRRNQKVVERAPAPYLSGTQREQICALGKKICEHVNYECAGTVEFLMDMDSGEFFFIEVNPRVQVEHTVTEEVTGIDIVQAQIKIAEGKSLVEATGCASQYDVKLDGHALQCRVTTEDPSNNFIPDYGRIQTYRSATGMGIRLDGGTAYSGAVITRYYDSLLTKVTAWAPTPDAAIARMDRALREFRIRGVSTNIAFVENLLKHPTFLNNEYHTKFIDQTPELFDFKPRRDRATKILTYIADITVNGHPETVGRPKPDARGAQPKAPTQRTKDIPNGTRHILDASGPQAVADWMRDQKQLLITDTTMRDGHQSLLATRMRSIDMIRVAPTYSANMSGLFSMECWGGATFDVAYRFLQECPWQRLRDIRAAMPNIMTQMLLRASNGVGYTNYPDNVVQEFVRQAAVSGVDVFRVFDSLNWVENMRVAMDAVIEANKVCEGTICYTGDMLDPNRSKYDLKYYVGMAKEMEKAGAHVLGLKDMAGLMKHGTASVLIKTLKDEVGLPIHFHTHDTSGAAIATVLAASAAGVDCIDAAMDSFSGNTSQPTMGSIVESLKCTDRDTGLDISAIREISNYWETVRGHYTPFESGLQAPASEVYLHEMPGGQFTNLKAQARSLGLEDRWHEVAQTYADVNQMFGDIVKVTPSSKVVGDMALMMVSQNLTRAQVEDPDSDVSFPDSVVDMMRGNLGQPPGGFPDAIVKKVLKDEKPNLTRPGKHLKPVDFAAVRAELSEKLGGAPFDDEDLNGYLMYPKVYTDYAQRHEIYGPVRTLPTRTFFYGMEPSEEISAEIDPGKTLEIRLQAVAETNDEGEVKVFFELNGQPRTIRVPNRSSDATTLQRPKAELGNDAHIGAPMPGVVASVVVTAGQAVKEGDLLLTIEAMKMETGIHAERDATVKTIHVIAGSQIDTKDLLIELE; from the coding sequence ATGGCTGACTTTAAGAAAATCCTGATCGCTAATCGGGGCGAAATCGCCATCCGCATCATGCGCGCCGCCAATGAGATGGGTAAGAAAACCGTCGCGGTCTATGCAGAAGAAGACAAACTCGGGTTGCACCGGTTCAAAGCTGACGAAGCCTACCGCATCGGTGAAGGCCTTGGACCCGTTGCGGCCTACCTTAGCATTGATGAGGTCATTCGCGTGGCTCTGCAATGCGGCGCAGACGCGATCCACCCCGGTTATGGACTGCTGTCCGAAAACCCCGACTTCGTCGATGCCTGCGTCGCCAACAACATCAAATTCATCGGCCCGCGCGCCGAAACCATGCGCCAACTCGGTGACAAAGCAAGCGCGCGACGCGTCGCTGTCGAGGCAGGCGTGCCGGTTATCCCCGCCACCGAAGTGCTTGGCGATGACATGGCGGCCATCAAAAAAGAAGCCGCAGCCGTTGGCTATCCGCTGATGCTCAAGGCGTCATGGGGCGGTGGTGGGCGCGGCATGCGCGCAATCATGGACGAATCAGAGCTTGAGGAAAAAGTTCTTGAAGGGCGCCGTGAGGCGGACGCTGCCTTTGGTAATTCCGAAGGCTACCTTGAAAAGATGATCATCAAAGCCCGCCACGTTGAGGTTCAGATCCTTGGCGACAGTCACGGTGCGATTTATCACCTGTGGGAGCGTGATTGTTCGGTGCAACGGCGCAACCAAAAGGTCGTCGAACGCGCGCCCGCACCGTATTTGTCCGGCACACAGCGCGAACAGATTTGCGCCTTGGGTAAGAAAATCTGCGAACACGTGAACTACGAATGCGCTGGCACGGTCGAATTCCTGATGGATATGGATTCTGGCGAATTCTTCTTTATAGAAGTTAATCCGCGCGTGCAGGTTGAACACACCGTCACAGAAGAAGTCACCGGCATCGATATTGTGCAAGCACAGATCAAGATCGCCGAGGGCAAATCGCTGGTCGAAGCCACAGGCTGCGCCAGCCAATATGACGTCAAACTCGACGGTCACGCGCTGCAATGTCGTGTCACCACCGAAGATCCGTCCAACAATTTCATCCCCGATTATGGCCGCATCCAGACCTATCGCAGCGCCACGGGCATGGGCATCCGCCTCGACGGAGGCACCGCCTATTCTGGCGCTGTCATCACGCGCTATTACGACAGCCTGCTGACCAAAGTCACCGCTTGGGCGCCGACACCGGATGCCGCCATTGCGCGCATGGACCGGGCGTTGCGCGAATTCCGCATCAGGGGTGTGTCCACCAACATCGCGTTTGTGGAAAACCTGCTGAAACATCCAACGTTTCTCAACAACGAATATCACACCAAATTCATCGACCAGACGCCGGAGCTGTTTGATTTCAAACCGCGCCGTGACCGCGCGACCAAGATCCTGACCTATATCGCGGATATCACCGTCAACGGGCATCCCGAAACCGTTGGCCGCCCGAAACCCGACGCCAGAGGGGCCCAGCCCAAGGCCCCGACACAGCGCACCAAAGACATCCCGAACGGGACCCGCCACATTCTGGATGCGTCCGGCCCACAGGCAGTGGCCGATTGGATGCGCGATCAGAAACAATTACTTATCACCGATACGACCATGCGCGACGGCCACCAATCATTGCTCGCCACGCGCATGCGATCAATCGATATGATCCGCGTCGCGCCCACGTATTCTGCCAATATGTCGGGTCTGTTTTCCATGGAATGCTGGGGTGGTGCGACGTTTGATGTGGCCTATCGGTTCTTGCAGGAATGTCCGTGGCAGCGCCTGCGCGACATCCGTGCGGCCATGCCCAATATCATGACGCAAATGTTGCTGCGCGCCTCCAACGGCGTCGGCTACACCAACTATCCCGACAACGTGGTGCAGGAATTTGTGCGCCAGGCTGCCGTATCCGGCGTCGATGTATTTCGCGTGTTTGACAGCCTCAACTGGGTCGAAAACATGCGCGTTGCGATGGATGCAGTTATTGAGGCCAACAAGGTCTGCGAAGGCACGATTTGCTACACTGGCGATATGCTGGACCCGAACCGGTCAAAGTATGACCTGAAATACTATGTCGGTATGGCCAAAGAGATGGAAAAGGCCGGAGCGCACGTGCTTGGCCTGAAAGACATGGCTGGGTTGATGAAACACGGCACCGCGTCCGTGTTGATCAAGACCCTGAAAGACGAGGTCGGCCTGCCGATCCATTTCCACACTCACGACACGTCTGGCGCTGCAATCGCCACCGTTTTGGCGGCGTCTGCAGCAGGCGTGGATTGCATCGACGCGGCGATGGACAGTTTTTCGGGCAACACCAGTCAGCCGACAATGGGCTCAATCGTCGAGTCGCTAAAATGCACGGATCGCGACACTGGCCTCGATATTTCTGCGATCCGCGAGATCAGCAACTATTGGGAAACCGTACGCGGGCACTACACACCTTTTGAGTCCGGCCTACAGGCCCCCGCCTCCGAGGTGTATTTGCACGAAATGCCCGGTGGCCAGTTCACCAACCTCAAGGCACAGGCGCGCAGCCTTGGGCTGGAAGACCGCTGGCACGAGGTGGCGCAGACCTACGCCGACGTGAACCAGATGTTCGGTGATATCGTCAAAGTGACGCCGTCTTCCAAAGTGGTTGGCGACATGGCGTTGATGATGGTCAGCCAGAACCTGACACGCGCGCAGGTCGAAGACCCTGACAGTGATGTCAGCTTCCCCGATTCAGTGGTCGATATGATGCGCGGCAACCTTGGCCAACCCCCCGGTGGATTCCCTGACGCCATTGTCAAAAAGGTCCTGAAGGACGAAAAACCGAACCTGACCCGACCCGGCAAACATCTCAAGCCTGTGGATTTCGCGGCAGTGCGTGCAGAATTGTCTGAAAAGCTGGGTGGCGCACCGTTCGACGACGAAGATCTGAACGGCTATCTGATGTATCCCAAGGTCTACACCGATTACGCCCAGCGCCATGAAATCTACGGCCCGGTGCGCACCCTACCGACGCGCACGTTCTTTTATGGCATGGAGCCGTCCGAGGAAATCTCTGCCGAGATCGACCCCGGCAAGACGCTGGAAATCCGCCTGCAAGCGGTGGCTGAAACCAATGACGAGGGCGAGGTAAAGGTGTTCTTTGAACTCAACGGCCAACCCCGCACGATCCGCGTGCCAAACCGATCGTCCGACGCCACGACCCTGCAGCGCCCCAAGGCCGAACTTGGCAACGATGCCCATATCGGCGCGCCCATGCCCGGCGTGGTGGCCAGCGTCGTGGTCACGGCAGGGCAAGCCGTCAAAGAAGGCGATTTGTTGTTGACCATCGAAGCGATGAAGATGGAAACTGGCATCCACGCCGAACGCGACGCGACCGTCAAAACCATTCACGTGATAGCTGGCAGTCAGATCGACACCAAAGATTTGCTGATCGAGTTGGAGTGA
- a CDS encoding LysE family translocator, whose product MSYEIFLALLGFALVATVTPGPNNTMLMASGANFGVWRTLPHMFGVTVGFTVMIALVGVGLMQIFDTFPFTDRILKIVSIAYLLWLAWKVATAAPRLADAPETAGMPLTFLQAAAFQWVNPKAWSMGVYAITTYATDADGSRALWAVAVVALSFGAVSMPCIASWTALGQQMQRFLTSPKRLRTFNIIMAMVLVLTLVPVVFPNLFTGAT is encoded by the coding sequence ATGAGTTATGAAATTTTCCTCGCCCTGCTTGGCTTTGCCTTAGTCGCAACCGTGACACCAGGACCGAACAACACGATGCTGATGGCGTCGGGCGCGAATTTTGGCGTCTGGCGTACGCTGCCGCATATGTTTGGTGTGACGGTCGGGTTCACGGTGATGATCGCGCTGGTCGGTGTCGGGTTGATGCAGATATTTGACACCTTTCCCTTCACGGACAGGATCCTGAAAATCGTGTCGATTGCCTATCTATTATGGCTGGCGTGGAAAGTCGCGACAGCGGCGCCAAGGTTAGCAGATGCACCCGAAACCGCAGGTATGCCGCTGACATTCTTGCAGGCGGCGGCGTTCCAATGGGTGAACCCCAAGGCATGGTCGATGGGCGTTTATGCAATCACCACCTATGCCACCGACGCGGATGGATCACGCGCGCTGTGGGCTGTCGCCGTCGTCGCGCTGTCATTCGGCGCGGTGAGCATGCCCTGCATCGCATCTTGGACGGCTTTGGGCCAACAGATGCAGCGATTTTTGACGTCGCCCAAACGCTTGCGCACCTTTAACATCATAATGGCAATGGTGTTGGTGCTGACGTTGGTGCCGGTGGTGTTTCCCAACCTGTTCACCGGCGCGACATGA